One Hordeum vulgare subsp. vulgare chromosome 4H, MorexV3_pseudomolecules_assembly, whole genome shotgun sequence DNA window includes the following coding sequences:
- the LOC123449742 gene encoding late embryogenesis abundant protein, group 3-like: MSSWLQEKSGEVVETTQVKAGEATKMASETGQSIQDRAVEAKDQTGSFLGEKSEAVTKAASETTEAAKKMGGEAMGKVSETVQAGQDRAVEGKDQTASFLGEKTEAVKKTATETADAAKEKSTEAAQHVQDTAAEYTKDTPVAPKENVFQKAGGNIVGAATDAKDAVMNTLGMGGDK; the protein is encoded by the exons ATGTCTAGCTGGTTACAAGAGAAGTCGGGGGAGGTGGTGGAGACGACCCAAGTTAAGGCCGGCGAGGCCACGAAGATGGCGTCCGAGACGGGGCAGTCCATCCAGGACCGTGCCGTCGAGGCAAAAGACCAGACCGGCAGCTTCCTTGGCGAGAAAAGCGAGGCTGTCACGAAGGCTGCCTCCGAGACCACCGAGGCGGCCAAAAAGATGGGCGGCGAGGCCATGGGGAAGGTGTCCGAGACGGTGCAAGCCGGTCAGGATCGCGCCGTCGAGGGCAAAGACCAGACGGCCAGCTTTCTCGGCGAGAAGACGGAGGCCGTGAAGAAGACGGCCACCGAGACTGCCGACGCCGCCAAGGAGAAGTCCACCGAGGCCGCGCAGCATGTCCAGGACACCGCTGCAGAGTACACCAAGGATACCCCGGTCGCCCCCAAGGAAAACGTCTTCCAGAAG GCCGGCGGGAATATTGTGGGTGCCGCTACGGACGCCAAGGACGCGGTCATGAACACGCTCGGGATGGGAGGAGACAAGTGA
- the LOC123449743 gene encoding ABA-inducible protein PHV A1-like produces the protein MSGWFGGKTTDAKADEAAKTGPSVQDRAIEAKDQTISFIGEKSEAVTKAASDTADAAMKMGGDAMGKVSETGQAITDRAIESKDQTFGFIGEKAEAAKKMAVDTGDAAKQKSAEAAKCVEETAAQFTGEPAAPKEPAGNMFQQAGGQVMGAATGARDAVMNTLGMGGDKADAGSAK, from the exons ATGTCGGGTTGGTTCGGGGGCAAGACGACGGACGCCAAGGCCGACGAGGCCGCCAAGACGGGGCCGTCCGTCCAGGACCGCGCCATCGAGGCGAAAGACCAGACCATCAGCTTCATCGGCGAGAAAAGCGAGGCCGTCACGAAGGCGGCCTCCGACACCGCCGATGCGGCCATGAAGATGGGGGGAGACGCCATGGGGAAGGTCTCCGAGACGGGGCAGGCCATCACGGACCGCGCCATCGAGAGCAAAGACCAGACGTTCGGCTTCATCGGCGAGAAGGCCGAGGCTGCCAAGAAGATGGCCGTCGACACCGGCGACGCCGCCAAGCAGAAGTCCGCCGAGGCCGCGAAGTGTGTCGAGGAGACCGCGGCGCAGTTCACCGGGGAACCCGCCGCCCCCAAGGAGCCCGCCGGCAACATGTTCCAGCAG GCTGGCGGGCAGGTGATGGGCGCCGCTACGGGCGCCAGGGACGCCGTCATGAACACGCTCGGGATGGGAGGAGACAAAGCCGACGCCGGCAGCGCCAAATGA